One window from the genome of Cryptomeria japonica chromosome 6, Sugi_1.0, whole genome shotgun sequence encodes:
- the LOC131052767 gene encoding protein JINGUBANG, with amino-acid sequence MEPKNMKKMLSSFLKSEPSLRFPDNCSSSEESFVMKREPASSGFLLGSPGKFAPVSPYAMSPWNNGSPSPGALSPWQSPVVGPLLDGRSYGCIGTMVRQDGHVYALAISSGGGLLYTGSESQNIRVWKQPNLSEKGCLRSGTGSVKAIVTVGDRVFSAHSDHKIRIWRKGKRMGTLPTVKDQLQNSVDPRNFVHVRRHHKALWIKHVDVISSLAVNEEQGVLYSGSWDKTVKVWRMSDWKCVESIQAHHDAVNCLAVGPGELLFTGSADCTVKVWRRFKGKHVLIQTLDLQHCAVNGVAVSPDGGILYAGSADGIVNYWVKEKTSSFFRDGGFIRGHRFAVLCVTTVSNLVFSGSADKTLRVWRRDAGDFHTCLAVLEGHGGPVKSIAATMDVLNGSACVYSGSMDRSVKVWRIQCDNAGPQINPVLSPAWVQQKLGH; translated from the coding sequence ATGGAACCAAAGAATATGAAGAAAATGCTTTCGAGTTTTCTGAAATCCGAGCCGAGCCTGCGGTTCCCCGACAATTGTTCTTCGTCGGAGGAAAGTTTTGTGATGAAGAGAGAGCCGGCGAGCTCTGGTTTTCTTCTCGGGTCTCCGGGAAAGTTTGCTCCGGTTTCACCATACGCAATGTCGCCGTGGAACAACGGGTCTCCGTCGCCGGGAGCTCTGTCTCCATGGCAGTCGCCGGTTGTAGGTCCTTTGTTGGATGGGCGGTCATATGGATGCATTGGCACCATGGTCAGACAAGACGGCCATGTTTATGCGCTTGCGATTTCGTCTGGCGGCGGCCTTCTCTACACGGGGTCCGAGAGCCAAAACATTCGTGTATGGAAGCAGCCGAATCTGTCCGAGAAAGGATGCTTGAGATCCGGAACAGGGTCCGTGAAGGCTATTGTGACAGTCGGCGACAGAGTTTTCAGTGCGCACAGCGACCACAAGATTCGTATATGGAGAAAGGGGAAAAGAATGGGGACGCTACCGACGGTGAAGGATCAGCTTCAGAATTCTGTTGATCCCAGAAATTTCGTTCATGTTCGTCGGCATCATAAGGCTCTGTGGATCAAGCACGTTGATGTGATTTCTTCCCTGGCTGTGAACGAGGAACAGGGTGTGTTGTATTCGGGATCGTGGGATAAGACTGTTAAAGTATGGAGGATGTCCGATTGGAAATGTGTGGAGTCGATTCAGGCTCACCACGATGCTGTCAATTGTCTGGCCGTCGGACCTGGTGAGTTGCTCTTCACCGGTTCCGCCGACTGTACGGTTAAGGTATGGAGAAGGTTTAAGGGCAAGCATGTTCTAATCCAGACTCTGGATCTTCAGCACTGTGCTGTAAATGGGGTCGCCGTGAGTCCCGATGGAGGGATTCTGTATGCCGGTTCGGCTGATGGGATTGTCAATTACTGGGTTAAAGAGAAGACTTCGAGCTTTTTTCGGGACGGGGGATTTATTCGGGGGCACAGGTTTGCTGTTCTGTGCGTTACAACGGTTTCGAATCTTGTGTTCAGTGGTTCGGCGGATAAGACTTTACGGGTGTGGAGAAGGGATGCCGGTGATTTTCATACCTGTTTGGCAGTGCTGGAGGGCCATGGCGGACCCGTCAAATCCATCGCAGCTACCATGGATGTTTTGAATGGTTCTGCTTGTGTTTATAGCGGAAGTATGGACCGTTCGGTGAAAGTGTGGAGGATTCAGTGTGACAATGCGGGTCCTCAGATAAATCCCGTGCTGTCGCCCGCCTGGGTCCAACAGAAGTTGGGACACTAG